GCACCCGCCTCGGACAGACCGAAATGTTTAACTTTGCCTTCAGCGATCAGGTCTTTTACCGTACCCGCCACATCTTCAATCGGGACATCCGGGTCGACACGGTGTTGGTACAGCAGATCAATGACATCTGTCTTAAGACGGCGTAATGATCCTTCCACAGCTTCACGGATATGCTCCGGACGGCTGTTTAAAATCTGCTGCTTGTTGTCGTCGCCAAAAGTAAAACCAAACTTAGTGGCGATGACCACACGGTCACGAAACGGTTTTAAGGCTTCACCGACAACCTCTTCATTAAGGAAGGGGCCATATACTTCGGCGGTATCAAAGAATGTGACGCCACGTTCAACCGCAGCGCGAATAAGCTCGATAGCCTGACGGGTATCTGTCGCCGGGCCGTAGCCGTGGCTTAAGCCCATGCAACCAAGTCCAAGAGCGGAGACTTCGAGTCCGGATTTACCCAGATAACGTTTTTGCATGGAATGAATACCTCTTTTATCGCGGCTTAAACATTAAGTTTGCGGCCAGTCAGCCATTCCACCATCGCCGGATCGCGGTGAGAGAAGAAGGCGCTGGTTGCGGTGTCGAGGGCGGCAATTTGCAGCATATCCTCAGAGCTGAGTTCAAAATCGAGAATGTTAATGTTCTCTTCCATACGTTCTTTGCGCACCGATTTGGCCAGCGAAACGATGCCTCGCTGGAAGATCCACCGCAGCACAACCTGGCCCACGCTTTTGCCGTACTTCTGACCAATCGGCGTTAACACGGGGTGCTGGAACAGGCCATTTTTACCTTCTGCAAACGGAGCCCAGGCTTCCGGTTGAATGCCATGGCTTTGATTCCATGGAACGGCATGCAGCTGCTGGTTGAAGGGGTTAACTTCAATCTGGTTTACTGCAGGGGCTACTTTGTTGAAGGCGATAAGATCGGCCAGTCGATCAGGATGGAAGTTGCTGACACCAATGGCGCGAATTTTGCCTGCTTGCTGCAGTTCTTCCATAGCACGCCATGCCCCGTGGACATCGCCGTAAGGCTGGTGAATCAGATACAGGTCGACATAATCAAGTTGCAGCCGATTCAGGGAGCGTTCGAACTGGGCTTTAGCGCCTTCGTAATTAGTATCCTGAAGCCAAAGTTTGGTTGTGACAAACAGTTCATTACGCGCGATACCGGTTTGTTTCAGTGCGTTCCCGACCTGGGTTTCATTCTGGTAAGACGCGGCGGTATCGATCAGGCGGTATCCTGTATTGATGGCATCAATAACGGCTCTTTCGCATTCAGCAGCATCCGTCATCTGGAAGACACCAAAGCCCAGCAGGGGCATTTCAATGCCGTTGTTCAGCTTTACAGTTTGCATGACGTTATCCTTCAGCTGTTGTGTTGGAAAGCATAACGCGAAATGATTTATTCGATTAGATGGGATAATTAGCTAGGGTTTATTAGGTTTGTTCATGAATTTACAAGGGGAAAGGGAAGGTCGGCTATGTGCCAGTAGCGGACGTTACTAACATCGTAATGTACAAATCTATGGGGTAGGTCAGGAGACCTCAGATAGACATTTGTTAAATTTTCGTCCATGCTTTTTATCCGGTGCAACCTTCCACAGGATGAAGATGATGGACACGGTCGAAGAGCTTAACGGAACATACTTCTATAAAGGGATAGCCAATATTTCGGCAGGCGAACTTTTTTTCTGGATCTTTTTAGATGAAGTGAATGAATATTTTGACGGCATTGCAGATATTGTAACTGTTTCACTTATTTTGCTTGGGCAGCCCATTTTGAAAACGCGAGGAAAGCCAAGAGGAGCTACAATTGGCACGTCAATAGCCTCGGCTGCTGGGCGTCGCTGGCTTAATGTTGAATTACCTCGCCCACTACCAACCTATACAAATGCTAGCATCAGAACCCTGAAACCAATGATGACCAGAAATCTTGGTGCATTCGTTGGCCGAACTGTACCTGTTGTCGGGTGGGCCCTGTTGGCAAAGGATGTTGCTGTTATAACTTTTAATGTAATGAACAAATACAATAAAATTGCTCGGGGGGACGATAAGGTATGGTAACGGATGAAATTGTACTTTCCTTCTTTAGAAAAGAGCTTCCCTCGCGGGCAGACATGAAATTAAAGGAAATCCCCCTGGGGCTTGATGATGTCTTGCAAGAGTATGCTGAAGCTGACGATCTTTTCATCGCTATAAATAAATTCGATGAGCAATTTAATGTCGATGTATCGGCCATTAATCTGGATAACTACTATCCATGGGAAATTCCTTGGTTTTTCCGTAAATGGTTTACTAAAAAACCTGTAACTCAGACATCCAAACCACTTTCCGTTCGCATGTTTGCTGAGTCAGCGCGTGCCGGTCGCTGGTTGTATGACTAATGTTTGCTGGGCTAAGTTATCCATGTTGGCTTGCTAAAAAGATCTGGTAGCGCAATAAACTGGACTGCATCCTCCCCGATAGACGATTCTGCCATATAGTTGTCAGAGAACTCACCGAGGTCGACGTCTACCAGGGAACGGCTAAGTCGGCGCTTACTGCTGCGATTGCTGGGCAAGAATACGCCCGGACGATCCAGGTCAGGTTTCGGTTTAGTCATCATGCTACGCACATACAAAAGACCAATTTTTAAACAAGTCAAAAAAGAAGTGAAAGTTATTCGTTGACCTGCCTGTACTTTTTCACTTAATCAACAGTGATAATAATTGAGAACGTCCGTTTCTCGCTCAAAGCAGCCTGTCACGTTCCCATTTTATTTTTTTTGATAAAACTGATGCTTAGATTGAGCCTTCATTGATGAGGGTACAATACTACTTGGCCACTACACAGAGCGTTCTGGCGACTGAGCTGACGCGGTCTCCCCAATGTAACATCAGCATGGCGGTCAGCCTGCGGACATTACTATTCTCCCGTTTTGCTGATTACAGCTACAGCTTAGATAAAATCGATATTCGCCATTACAGTTTAGAACAACAAGCCTCTTTAGTTAGCGATTATTGGTTATTGCAAGCTTATGGCTTCAGAATACATATGTATTTTCCTGCACTAAGAGAGTATGATCCTAAAAAATCTGATTATTTATTAGCCCAAGAATATGGAAATGTGATAAAGGGATTTCCAGCATGAATAAATTAGTAATACTACCTGTCATTTTCCTTCTTTCCGGTTGCCCTGGCGGTAATCCAGCACCGCATCCTCGAGCTACATTTATCAATGGCGACCATCTTTGTTTCAGTACGGATAATAAAGACGTATTGAATTATTATACTGTTGATGAAAGTGAGAATGGTAAAATACAAATAGTGGTTAGCTCTGGCTATAACAAGTTGAACTCTTCTTATCCTGGTAATTGTGTAGATGTTAAATGGAAGAGTAGCCACACCTATGTGATTAATTATGGGTTGAATGATAAAAAATATGTTCACGAGTTTTTTATTGACAGTAATGGGAAGTTAGATAGCGAGATCAACGGAGTTCGTGATGACAATAAAAAATAAGAAGATAATTAGCTTGGGCTTGTTAGTCATCATGGTGCTACTTGGTTACTGGCTTTGGCTGTCTTTGCGCCCAGTAGAGATCGTCGCCGTTCATCAAGAGGGTAGCCACAGTTCAGTTTTAGTCAAAAGCTTTCCATTGACCGATAAAGGAAAAATAAACTGGTGGTTGAAAAATAAGGACATCCTTAAGGATAAGTACCATATCCCTACACCTGATGCTGATGGTGCCTTTACCGTTGTCTTTTGGTATTTTGGTGATGGTTATAAAAAAGAGGGAAAATATGATAGACGATGCTTTGAGGATATGAAAACTAAAGTGAATTGTATTGATAAAGACAAAGCGTTTACCGTATGGAATAGTCGTTATAACGTAGTATCATTTGGCGTTAATGATGGCGAGTATCGTATAAATGATAAAGGTGAAATGATAAAGACTGAATACCGCTAAACGCTATTCAACCAATAGGCCTGTAACTTGGCCTTCATGACAATCAAGGTCGCCGTGAATCCTGCCGCAGCGGGAAAATCCTTGTATTTATCATCGCGATATTCACCTCGCAGGGTGTTCCATCATCAAGAAACACCGTCTCCGTAAGCTCGATAACCGCATCATTTTCCTTTAGTTGTAACAACGTCAGTATATCCGCATCGGTCAAATTGATCGCCGCCAGGTTTTGATCCCGGCGCTGGATCTTTTTACCGGTGATCTGTTCGATATAGGAGAACTTCGAGATCTCCAGCTTGTTGAACTCCATGCTGCTAAACATGCTCACCGGCAGGTGGCTATGCTCCAGCGCAACGGGAATATCATCGAAGCACATCAGGCGTAAGATTTTATATACCTTGTCGCTATTCTTGATGCGTAACGCCTGCGCCATATCATGCGAGGGAACGCGGATAATGCTGGCGGAGATAACCTTTCGTACGCCCTTATAGCCGTGCTTTTGGGCCTGATAGTCGAAAGGAGAGAGCGCATGAAACCTGCCTGCGTGGTTACTTACGCCAATAGAGCCTACGTACAGGCCCGAGCCTTTAACCCGGTAAATCCTCTGCTGCTCTATTAAAATGCGCGTGGCCTCGCGAACGGTGGCGCGGGTAATACCAATATTTTTGGCAATAGCAATTTCAGTGTCCAGCTTGTCGCCGGGCAGCAGGCCGTCATCCTTAATTTTTCTCAGGATGTAATCAACGACCTCTCTCTGCTTCTCTGTTATGCCATCGACCATCGATTCTCTTCCTGATAAGAGTAAAAGGGCAATTCCCCTAAGCCTGTCTATACATGTATGCCTGATATTCTTCTCTGATCACTACCTGAGTAATATGAAGATGTGATCGGCTTAACGAATTTGCATCCAAAATCAGCGCGTTCAACGCAATGTGACCGTCGCATATTGTATCTGCTCAGATCCCGGTCCACTATCTAGATGACTATACATCTTAAAGATGTCTATACGTAGGCAGCAGTCTGAAATAGAGAAACACGTTTTTTAGATCCGGGGGAAAACATGTCGCATCTGGCAAAGTGGTTAAATAACGAAAAAGTTCAGTACGTTGAGAAAGTCGCGGACTGGAAAGAAGCCATTCAGATTGCCGGGCTTCCTCTGCTCAATGAGGGGGCGATATCACAATGCTATATCGAGGCCATCATCCGGCAGAAAGAGGAGATTGGGCCTTACTTCGTTATCGCTCCACGAATTGCCATGCCGCATGCCCGCCCGGAAGAGGGCGCTCAGGCGCTGGGCTTATCGGTGGTCAAGCTGGCTGAACCGGTGGTTTTTAATGCAGATGAGAACGATCCGGTAGATACCCTTTTCATGTTTTCCGCACCGGACAATAACAGCCACATAGAGATGATCTCACAGCTGGCTGAACTGCTCTCCGATGAAGACGAAATGCAAAAAGTCTTCAACGTACGTAGTCAGGAAGAACTGAATGCAATTTTACTGACCGATAGCGGTATCGCTCAGTAGACGAACAGTAATCAACGATTAATGAGGTGAGTTATGAAAATGATGGCGGTGTGTGGTTCAGGCTTGGGCAGCAGCTTCATGATGGAAATGAACATCAAAAAAGTGCTGAAAAATCTCAATATTGAGGCGGATGTCGAACACTCCGATTTAGGTTCTGTTACGCCCGACGTGGCTGATGTGTTTGTGATGGCGAAAGACATCGCCTACAGCGCCAACTTGCCTGAGGACAAGATTATCATCATTAACAATATTATCGACCTGAAAGAGATCGAGCAAAAAATACGCGAGTATTTTGAGAAAAATAACGCATAAAGCGAGATGAACATCTTCCCGTAGAGGTTAATATGTTTATTCAGAACCTGTTGCAGTTTGTCGTCGACGTGCTGAAGGTGCCCTCCATCCTTGTGGGTCTGGTGGCACTCTTCGGGCTTATGGCGCAAAGAAAGCCGTTCCCGGATGTGATTAAGGGGACCGTAAAAACCATTCTTGGCTTTTTAGTTCTGGCTGGCGGGGCCTCTGTTCTGGTCAGCTCCCTCACACCGCTGGGCGATATTTTTAAAGAGGCATTCGATGTTCAGGGGATCATCCCTAACAACGAAGCGATGGTCTCAATCGCTCTCGCTAAATACGGTGCACCGACCACACTGATTATGGCCTTCGGCATGGTGGCAAATATTGTCGTCGCCAGGTTTACCCGCCTGAAATATATCTATCTGTCAGGGCACGTGACGTTCTACATGGCCTGCATGGTGGCGATTATTCTCTCGGTAGCCGGTTTTGAAGGTGTTCAGCTTATCTATACCGGATCGTTAGCGTTGGGTATTTTGATGGCGGCGTTCCCGGCGCTGGCTCAGCCCTATATGCGTAAGATCGTTGGCGGTGACCAGGTGGCTTTAGCGCATACCGGCACTATCGGCTATGTTCTCTCGGGCTGGATTGGGACGCTGGTCGGTAAAGGATCGAAATCCACCGAAGAGATGAACATGCCGAAAAACCTCAGTTTTCTGCGTGACAGCACCATCTCTATCTCGCTAACCATGATGGTTATCTATCTCATCCTGTCGGTATCGGCGGGGAAAGAGTACGTTGAGGCTAACTTCAGCGGTGGGCAAAACTATCTGGTCTACTCCTTTATCCAGGCGATTACCTTTGCGGCGGGCGTGTTTATCATTCTGCAGGGCGTGCGCTTGATCCTGGCGGAGATTGTTCCGGCCTTTACCGGCTTCTCTGAGAAACTGGTGCCCAACGCCGTTCCTGCGCTCGACTGTCCGATTGTGTTCCCTTACGCGCCAAACGCGGTGCTGGTCGGGTTTATCTCCAGCTTCGTCGGCGGCCTGGTAGGGCTGTTTATCCTTGGTCAGCTTCACTGGGTCTTAATCCTGCCAGGCGTGGTGCCGCACTTCTTCTGTGGCGCTACTGCGGGCGTTTTCGGTAATGCTACCGGCGGTAAACGGGGTGCCATCTGTGGGGCATTTGCTCACGGGATCTTAATTACCTTCCTGCCTGTTGCGCTGTTACCGGTTCTGGGGGCGATTGGCCTTACCAACACCACTTTCTCCGATACCGATTTCGGCGTAGTGGGGATCGTTCTTGGCAATATGGCTCAATTTATGGATAAGGGGATGATCACCCTCACCATCACCGGCATCTTTGCGCTGCTGGTTATCTATAACTTTACGGCTAAGAAAAAAGTGCCAGTGGAAGAGGGTACGGGTCGGTAAAATAGCGGAGGGGGTAAAACCCCTCTGTATACAATAGCTGGTTTTATTGCAGTAAATTACAAAGCTCCTTTCCTATGTCGGTATCTAAAATTATTTTTAATATGCTCAGCATTATAAATATTGAGTATATAAACAAAGCAATCAAGGTTGCTAAGTAATAATTATTTAGCCATGTTGTATGGTCTGAGTTGATTTTATTTAAAAATGCCACAATAGACTCTTGGTTCTCAGGAGAGAATATCACTTTTTTATTTTTTTTGAGACGGCAGAAGTAGTAGGCCATGCCAAATGAACCTAAAAATCCCATTGCGACATAGAATTGATAAAGTGGGGTTAGTGTAAAACCTTGCTCATAGTACATGGACAATAGATTTTTATATTTTTTATTGTTAATGATAAAATAAAAAAGCAGAAAAACAATAATGACAAAAGGCGTGCTGGCAGAGGTCATTGCGATATAAAATATAATGCTATTCATGGCTTTTATTTTAACCAAAGATTCATTAGATAATCACTGGCACTAGTCCCAACGGTTCTTCTCACAATGGAATCTGGTGCAGCCCAAGCCACACCGCCTATACCTGTAGGAGTGGTACCAATAGCTGCACACATCATATAATGAAAATCAGGTGAGTTATATACTTGATATGTAAGTTAATTTTTTAAGGGTTATTGTAATAATGACCTTTATATTAACGGCTGCTGCCAAAAATTATGGCGGAACCACAGGATGAGCCGCCACAATCACTTTTTTAAGTAAACGCTACAACTCCAGCATCTGCAGCCAGCCTCGCGTCCGCGTCGCTGGCTGTGCTACCGCCCTTGCTATCGCCGCACCGATCTCAGCGCAGGCGGTGATGCCCTGGACGAAAGGCTGGTCGTGCATCAGGTAGGGAATTGCGCCAAAAGCAATGCGTCCGCGAACGCTGGCGGGCTCCTGAAGCGTGTAATCATCCCCGACAGTGGGGATCTCCTCTCCGGTGGCGGCAAGCTGCTTGCGCAGCGTCGGGAAAGGCAGATCGTCCGTCTTCAACGGCCTTTGTCCGCGTGCATCGATAAATACATCGTATTGATACCGCTCGCCCTCAGCGAAGATCGTCGTTTTCTTCTCGCCAATCTCCATCTCATAGTGTGGGCCAAGCGCACGCACGTTGAGGATCCCAGCCTCACGCAGGGCCAGCAGTCGGCGAATCGACTGGGACGGTACGGCGGCATAGTTATCGATAAAGATGCGGGCGAGCCCAGCCTCGAAGCGCGCGTTATCCTGCTCATCAAGCCAGGGAACGATAGGTTGAATAGCCTCATGCAGACGCAGGATGGTGTAGCGCCACGGCACCGTCCGTCTGTCGCGTTTGTTGCGCTCCACCTCATTCAAATTGGCTTCCGCCCAACGGAAGGGATCCTGCTTTTTACGATCGGCAAACCAGGCCGCGAAAAAGCTGTCGGCATCCAGCGTGCTGAGGGCGATCTGTTTGCTCCAGAGCGGATCTGCCAGTGTCAACTCGTTGACCATCAGCGCAAAGACGCGATCGAGCAGTCCTCCCGGCCCGGCGGCAATCTCTTTTTCAATTGCGCGCTCTGTCACCACGGATAACGGCTCGTAGGGGATAGGACAGTAGAAATCCGCTTCCGGAAGGATGCCCGAGCGGGACATAAGCACCATCTGCAATGCCTTGCTATCCGCATCGAGGTCGAAGTGCAGGCGTTTATCTTCGGTCTCATAGAAAGTGCCGTGCTGGATCGCCACGGCCATCGCGGCGTCGATGCCGCTCAGAGAGGTTCCCATGATGCCGATGCTGCACGCCGGGATGCTGGCCTCCATCAGCCCGGACCAGGGGCTGGGGAA
Above is a genomic segment from Enterobacter sp. C2 containing:
- a CDS encoding PTS sugar transporter subunit IIA, coding for MSHLAKWLNNEKVQYVEKVADWKEAIQIAGLPLLNEGAISQCYIEAIIRQKEEIGPYFVIAPRIAMPHARPEEGAQALGLSVVKLAEPVVFNADENDPVDTLFMFSAPDNNSHIEMISQLAELLSDEDEMQKVFNVRSQEELNAILLTDSGIAQ
- a CDS encoding GntR family transcriptional regulator — encoded protein: MVDGITEKQREVVDYILRKIKDDGLLPGDKLDTEIAIAKNIGITRATVREATRILIEQQRIYRVKGSGLYVGSIGVSNHAGRFHALSPFDYQAQKHGYKGVRKVISASIIRVPSHDMAQALRIKNSDKVYKILRLMCFDDIPVALEHSHLPVSMFSSMEFNKLEISKFSYIEQITGKKIQRRDQNLAAINLTDADILTLLQLKENDAVIELTETVFLDDGTPCEVNIAMINTRIFPLRQDSRRP
- a CDS encoding DUF1493 family protein, whose translation is MVTDEIVLSFFRKELPSRADMKLKEIPLGLDDVLQEYAEADDLFIAINKFDEQFNVDVSAINLDNYYPWEIPWFFRKWFTKKPVTQTSKPLSVRMFAESARAGRWLYD
- a CDS encoding putative T6SS immunity periplasmic lipoprotein — encoded protein: MNKLVILPVIFLLSGCPGGNPAPHPRATFINGDHLCFSTDNKDVLNYYTVDESENGKIQIVVSSGYNKLNSSYPGNCVDVKWKSSHTYVINYGLNDKKYVHEFFIDSNGKLDSEINGVRDDNKK
- a CDS encoding type IV secretion protein Rhs, with the translated sequence MAVSLRTLLFSRFADYSYSLDKIDIRHYSLEQQASLVSDYWLLQAYGFRIHMYFPALREYDPKKSDYLLAQEYGNVIKGFPA
- a CDS encoding STM2901 family protein, coding for MDTVEELNGTYFYKGIANISAGELFFWIFLDEVNEYFDGIADIVTVSLILLGQPILKTRGKPRGATIGTSIASAAGRRWLNVELPRPLPTYTNASIRTLKPMMTRNLGAFVGRTVPVVGWALLAKDVAVITFNVMNKYNKIARGDDKVW
- a CDS encoding FAD-NAD(P)-binding protein, with the translated sequence MKKIAIIGAGPTGIYTFFSLLKNSTPLSISIYEQSHEAGVGMPYSSEENSRMMLANIASIEIPPIFLTYIDWLRSLSEEHLARYGVQASSLHVRQFLPRILLGEYFRAQFMALVVRAKQLGFEIDVHESCQVTDLEATPEGVRLWCKDTLAAEQFDLAVVATGHVWPEESSATRNYFPSPWSGLMEASIPACSIGIMGTSLSGIDAAMAVAIQHGTFYETEDKRLHFDLDADSKALQMVLMSRSGILPEADFYCPIPYEPLSVVTERAIEKEIAAGPGGLLDRVFALMVNELTLADPLWSKQIALSTLDADSFFAAWFADRKKQDPFRWAEANLNEVERNKRDRRTVPWRYTILRLHEAIQPIVPWLDEQDNARFEAGLARIFIDNYAAVPSQSIRRLLALREAGILNVRALGPHYEMEIGEKKTTIFAEGERYQYDVFIDARGQRPLKTDDLPFPTLRKQLAATGEEIPTVGDDYTLQEPASVRGRIAFGAIPYLMHDQPFVQGITACAEIGAAIARAVAQPATRTRGWLQMLEL
- a CDS encoding DUF943 family protein gives rise to the protein MTIKNKKIISLGLLVIMVLLGYWLWLSLRPVEIVAVHQEGSHSSVLVKSFPLTDKGKINWWLKNKDILKDKYHIPTPDADGAFTVVFWYFGDGYKKEGKYDRRCFEDMKTKVNCIDKDKAFTVWNSRYNVVSFGVNDGEYRINDKGEMIKTEYR
- a CDS encoding aldo/keto reductase, which gives rise to MQTVKLNNGIEMPLLGFGVFQMTDAAECERAVIDAINTGYRLIDTAASYQNETQVGNALKQTGIARNELFVTTKLWLQDTNYEGAKAQFERSLNRLQLDYVDLYLIHQPYGDVHGAWRAMEELQQAGKIRAIGVSNFHPDRLADLIAFNKVAPAVNQIEVNPFNQQLHAVPWNQSHGIQPEAWAPFAEGKNGLFQHPVLTPIGQKYGKSVGQVVLRWIFQRGIVSLAKSVRKERMEENINILDFELSSEDMLQIAALDTATSAFFSHRDPAMVEWLTGRKLNV
- a CDS encoding PTS sugar transporter subunit IIB yields the protein MKMMAVCGSGLGSSFMMEMNIKKVLKNLNIEADVEHSDLGSVTPDVADVFVMAKDIAYSANLPEDKIIIINNIIDLKEIEQKIREYFEKNNA
- a CDS encoding PTS ascorbate transporter subunit IIC; protein product: MFIQNLLQFVVDVLKVPSILVGLVALFGLMAQRKPFPDVIKGTVKTILGFLVLAGGASVLVSSLTPLGDIFKEAFDVQGIIPNNEAMVSIALAKYGAPTTLIMAFGMVANIVVARFTRLKYIYLSGHVTFYMACMVAIILSVAGFEGVQLIYTGSLALGILMAAFPALAQPYMRKIVGGDQVALAHTGTIGYVLSGWIGTLVGKGSKSTEEMNMPKNLSFLRDSTISISLTMMVIYLILSVSAGKEYVEANFSGGQNYLVYSFIQAITFAAGVFIILQGVRLILAEIVPAFTGFSEKLVPNAVPALDCPIVFPYAPNAVLVGFISSFVGGLVGLFILGQLHWVLILPGVVPHFFCGATAGVFGNATGGKRGAICGAFAHGILITFLPVALLPVLGAIGLTNTTFSDTDFGVVGIVLGNMAQFMDKGMITLTITGIFALLVIYNFTAKKKVPVEEGTGR